Proteins encoded by one window of Acaryochloris thomasi RCC1774:
- a CDS encoding GGDEF domain-containing protein, whose amino-acid sequence MQLPYVQLLIIEDDALDVEIVREWLAEIPSFLVTLEHCETLAAGLERLKDSHAPIHLALLDLNLPDAQGLSGLLKLHQAFPKLPIIIFSGNTDERLALEAVQKGAQDYLIKGQFDGKLLQHSVRYAIERQKLYLELEDKTRQLQLLSQQLETNNQKLEQLATIDSLTQINNRRQLDQLYQAEWKRLCREQRPLSLLMCDVDYFKAYNDAYGHPAGDLCLQQVAQVLLKSAKRPADCVARYGGEEFMVILPNTDVAGAVHVAGLIQSGLHQIHLHHAHSSASDRVTLSIGVASQVPMSGVDPAVLIAAADQALYAAKNQGRDCIQAYPDNPSHPSS is encoded by the coding sequence ATGCAGCTTCCCTATGTTCAGCTATTGATCATTGAAGATGATGCGCTGGACGTTGAAATTGTCCGAGAGTGGTTGGCGGAGATTCCATCATTCTTAGTTACCCTTGAGCATTGTGAGACTTTGGCGGCGGGGCTTGAGAGACTCAAAGATAGTCATGCTCCAATCCATTTGGCGCTGCTAGATCTGAACTTGCCAGATGCCCAGGGACTCAGCGGTCTCCTCAAGCTACATCAAGCTTTTCCCAAGCTACCGATCATTATTTTCAGCGGCAATACCGATGAGAGGCTGGCCTTAGAGGCGGTTCAAAAAGGCGCACAGGACTATCTCATCAAAGGACAGTTTGATGGCAAACTGCTCCAGCACAGTGTTCGCTATGCCATCGAACGGCAGAAGCTTTATTTAGAGCTAGAAGATAAGACACGGCAACTACAGCTGCTATCTCAGCAGCTAGAGACGAATAATCAAAAGCTAGAGCAGCTGGCAACGATTGACAGCTTGACTCAGATTAACAATCGACGACAGCTTGATCAGCTCTATCAAGCTGAGTGGAAGCGCCTGTGCCGGGAACAGCGGCCTCTCTCTTTGCTCATGTGTGATGTTGACTATTTCAAAGCCTATAACGACGCCTACGGCCATCCAGCCGGAGACCTGTGCTTACAGCAAGTCGCTCAGGTGCTGCTCAAGTCAGCCAAGCGCCCTGCTGACTGTGTGGCTCGCTATGGTGGCGAAGAATTTATGGTGATCTTACCTAACACTGATGTAGCTGGTGCAGTGCATGTGGCAGGGCTTATTCAATCAGGCTTACATCAAATACATTTACACCATGCGCACTCATCAGCTAGCGATCGGGTAACGCTGAGCATCGGGGTTGCCAGTCAAGTCCCAATGTCTGGGGTGGATCCTGCTGTGCTGATTGCAGCGGCGGACCAGGCTCTATATGCGGCAAAAAATCAGGGACGGGACTGCATTCAAGCTTATCCAGACAATCCGAGCCATCCCAGTAGCTAA
- a CDS encoding MBL fold metallo-hydrolase, with protein MAHLTERRTENVAGEFYVDSTCIDCDTCRWMTPQVFSREAGQSAVYHQPATEQERLESLQALLACPTASIGTVEKPRDIRKAQQSFPLLIEDGVYHCGYHSEKSFGAASYFIQRPEGNVLVDSPRFAPPLVKNLEALGGIRYLYLTHRDDVADHEKFRERFGCDRILHQDDITPATQEVEIQLEGQESFKLAPDLQIIPVPGHTKGHTVLLYQNRFLFTGDHLAWSRTLDHLVGFHRFCWYSWPQQIEAMKRLLDYRFEWVLPGHGRRHSADPQRMQQQLQDCIDWMDTV; from the coding sequence ATGGCCCATTTAACCGAACGACGAACTGAAAATGTCGCAGGTGAGTTTTACGTTGATAGCACCTGCATCGACTGCGATACCTGTCGCTGGATGACGCCTCAGGTTTTCAGCCGTGAGGCAGGTCAGTCGGCGGTTTATCATCAGCCTGCCACTGAGCAGGAGCGTTTGGAGAGTCTACAGGCATTGTTAGCTTGCCCAACTGCTTCGATTGGTACGGTGGAGAAGCCTAGGGATATCCGTAAGGCGCAGCAAAGCTTTCCGCTGTTGATTGAGGATGGGGTCTATCACTGCGGCTACCATTCTGAAAAGTCTTTTGGGGCGGCGAGCTACTTCATTCAGCGACCGGAGGGCAACGTGCTGGTGGATTCTCCTCGGTTTGCGCCGCCGCTGGTTAAAAACCTGGAGGCACTGGGGGGCATACGCTATCTCTACCTCACCCATCGGGATGATGTGGCCGATCATGAAAAATTTCGGGAGCGATTTGGTTGCGATCGCATCCTCCACCAAGACGACATCACACCTGCGACCCAAGAGGTTGAGATCCAGCTTGAAGGCCAAGAGTCTTTTAAATTGGCACCAGACCTGCAGATCATCCCCGTCCCAGGCCACACCAAGGGGCATACCGTTTTGCTATATCAAAATCGCTTTCTTTTTACCGGCGATCACCTTGCATGGTCGCGGACCTTGGACCACCTCGTCGGCTTTCATCGCTTTTGCTGGTATTCCTGGCCGCAACAAATTGAAGCGATGAAGCGCCTCCTAGACTACCGATTTGAGTGGGTACTCCCAGGCCACGGTCGTCGTCACTCTGCCGACCCTCAACGCATGCAACAGCAGCTCCAGGACTGTATTGATTGGATGGACACGGTTTAA